The following coding sequences lie in one Lacerta agilis isolate rLacAgi1 chromosome 4, rLacAgi1.pri, whole genome shotgun sequence genomic window:
- the ART1 gene encoding GPI-linked NAD(P)(+)--arginine ADP-ribosyltransferase 1, whose product MEAILQVLCFPIQRRDLFPIKVSPLDMALTSFDDQYKGCAEQMEAELAELNRTEFAQNRVYAEAWEEASFQWEGRKTPLPAGLKPEYVIAIMAYTIQGRLHRDFNAAVREAGRTRDSYLNNFNFKALHFLLTRALHALGTTSHPRCQKVYRGVRNIRFVSERLKAVRFGHFTSSSLKNESALQFGTDTFFTIETCYGVNIKNFSFFPGEEEVLIPPFEKFKVANFTKAKETTYIHLLSLEDSSVHNCVFVKEKKCKPPRCRTNSGASQSHLSAGVQMSFFLWVSLLLAGTLGPPGLL is encoded by the exons ATGGAAGCAATA CTCCAGGTCCTCTGTTTCCCCATACAAAGGAGAGACCTCTTCCCCATCAAAGTTTCCCCACTCGACATGGCCTTGACCTCTTTCGATGACCAGTACAAGGGATGTGCGGAGCAGATGGAGGCTGAGCTGGCCGAGCTGAACCGCACGGAGTTCGCCCAAAACAGAGTCTATGCTGAGGCCTGGGAAGAGGCCTCCTTCcagtgggaggggagaaaaaccCCTTTGCCTGCAGGGCTCAAGCCCGAGTACGTCATCGCCATCATGGCTTACACCATCCAAGGGCGCCTCCACAGGGATTTCAATGCAGCCGTGAGGGAAGCCGGGCGCACGAGAGACTCttacctcaacaacttcaacttCAAGGCCCTTCATTTCCTCCTGACGAGGGCCCTCCACGCCTTGGGGACCACCTCTCACCCCAGGTGCCAAAAGGTCTACCGTGGGGTGCGGAACATCCGCTTCGTCTCTGAGCGCCTCAAGGCGGTCCGCTTTGGGCACTTCACGTCTTCATCGCTGAAGAATGAGAGTGCCCTTCAGTTTGGCACGGACACCTTCTTCACCATCGAGACCTGCTACGGGGTCAACATCAAGAACTTCTCCTTCTTCCCCGGCGAGGAAGAGGTCCTCATCCCCCCGTTTGAGAAGTTCAAGGTGGCCAACTTCACCAAAGCCAAGGAGACGACATACATCCATCTCCTCTCCCTCGAAGACTCCAGCGTCCACAACTGTGTCTTTGTGAAAG AGAAAAAGTGCAAGCCCCCGAGGTGCCGGACCAACTCAG GTGCAAGTCAGAGCCATCTCTCTGCTGGTGTCCAAATGTCCTTCTTTCTGTGggtttccctcctccttgctggcacCCTGGGACCCCCAGGCCTCCTCTGA